In Candidatus Poribacteria bacterium, one genomic interval encodes:
- a CDS encoding sugar phosphate isomerase/epimerase: protein MARPVTLFTGQWADLTLEELAEKASGWGYDGLELACWGDHFEVDKALADDSYCQGRHDLLARYGLKVWSISNHLVGQAVCDNIDSRHQGILSEAIWGDGDPAGVQERAAEEMKNTARAAAKLGVSVVNGFTGSSIWHLLYSFPPNDPAQIDAGFEDFANRWNPIFDVFDEVGVKFGLEVHPTEIAFDIVTAERAIEAVNGREAFGFNYDPSHLGYQGVDYVAFLERLSHRIYHVHMKDVWWADTPRLSGVFGGHLNFGDARRNWDFRSIGRGNVNFEEIIRALNHMEYDGPLSIEWEDSGMDREHGARESCAAVKGYDFEPSAVAFDAAFEE from the coding sequence ATGGCAAGACCTGTAACACTCTTTACAGGCCAATGGGCAGACTTAACATTAGAGGAATTAGCAGAAAAAGCAAGTGGTTGGGGCTATGATGGCTTAGAACTCGCCTGCTGGGGCGACCATTTTGAGGTTGACAAGGCACTCGCAGACGATAGCTACTGCCAAGGCAGGCACGATCTACTCGCAAGATACGGACTCAAAGTTTGGTCAATCAGCAATCACCTTGTCGGACAGGCAGTCTGTGATAATATTGACAGCCGACATCAAGGTATCTTGTCGGAGGCTATCTGGGGCGATGGAGACCCCGCAGGTGTTCAGGAACGTGCCGCCGAAGAGATGAAAAACACCGCGCGTGCAGCCGCGAAACTCGGTGTAAGTGTCGTCAATGGGTTCACCGGTAGCTCGATATGGCATCTACTTTACTCTTTTCCTCCGAACGACCCAGCACAAATTGATGCCGGTTTTGAAGATTTTGCCAACCGCTGGAACCCGATCTTTGATGTCTTTGATGAGGTCGGTGTCAAATTTGGGCTCGAAGTTCATCCCACCGAAATTGCTTTTGACATCGTCACTGCGGAACGTGCGATAGAAGCGGTCAACGGCAGAGAAGCGTTCGGATTTAACTACGACCCAAGCCATCTCGGCTATCAAGGCGTCGACTATGTAGCATTCCTTGAACGACTGAGTCATCGGATTTATCACGTCCACATGAAAGATGTCTGGTGGGCAGACACACCCCGCTTGTCGGGGGTATTTGGTGGACATCTGAACTTCGGGGATGCCCGGAGAAATTGGGACTTCCGTTCCATCGGTCGCGGTAACGTTAACTTTGAAGAAATTATCCGTGCCCTCAACCACATGGAGTATGACGGTCCACTCTCTATTGAGTGGGAAGACAGTGGCATGGACAGAGAACACGGCGCACGCGAATCGTGTGCGGCTGTCAAGGGTTATGACTTTGAACCCTCTGCTGTCGCCTTTGATGCCGCGTTTGAGGAATAA